The Tatumella ptyseos genome segment ATGGCGTACCGATCGGTAAAATCGCCCAAAGAACCCTTACGGACCGCGGCGTTATATTCCAGGTCTCGGTTGAACCACAATACCGCCATTTTATTCATGCTGACAGCCAGTTTATTGCCGATAGTCAGATTCGTATTCGCATGGGCCTCGATGGCTTGAAATTGGTGGGCGCTCCGCCCCAACAATGGATTCAAGGCGGCATTCGCGTGAATACTGGGCAAAAAGGCCAGGCAAGCACACATTATCCTCTTTATGCAGATGACGATGCAGCCAAGGATAATACGCTAGGGGATAAACCCTCGGTGACATTGAAGCTGAAAGCCTCAAGTTTACCCGATATACAAGCGGGCAGCGTGGTGCTTTATCGCCGTTACCAAGTCGGTGAAATTGTCGATATCACTCCGAATGCTGACAATTTTATTGTCTCAGTTCACATTGCACCAGAGTACCGAAAGCTAATTACCGACTCTACCGTATTCTGGGCAGAAGGCGGTGCGAGAGTTCAATTTAACTCTAATGGCATCACTGTACAGGCCACACCACTTAACCGGGCCTTAAAAGGTGCAATCAGCTTCGATAGCCTCTCAGGAGTGACTAAACAGAAAGGGAATTACCGAGAGCTTTTTGCTAGTCGTAATGCGGCGAATGCCGTCGGGAGTCAAATTACTTTCCATACCTTTGATGGGAGTAAATTGGCCGCAGGGATGCCGATTAAATATTTAGGAATTAATGTGGGTCAAGTTGAGAGCCTGTCGCTCAGTCAAAACTTACATCAAGTTGAGGCAAAAGCCGTTCTCTACCCTGAATATGATCAACATTTCGCTCGCAGCGGTAGCCAATTTTCAGTGGTCTCACCGGAAATCTCATCAAACGGTGTCAACCACTTAGAGTCACTGTTGCAGCCTTATGTCAATGTCGATCCAGGAACAGGGAGTATACGACGCAGTTTCGAACTGCAAGAGGATACGATCACCGACTCACGTTATTTAGATGGCTTGAACGTCTATGTCGATGCTCCGGATGCAGGGACCCTCACCGTCGGTACACCAGTGCTCTACCGTGGCGTTGAAGTCGGTACAGTCACTGGCACCTCTCTGGGGAACTTAGCCGATCGCGTTCAGATAGCGATGCGTATTAGCACGCGTTATCAACATCTCGTCCGGAATAATTCGGTGTTTTGGCTGGCCTCTGGCTACTCACTTGATTTTGGTCTGACCGGTGGTGTGGTTAAAACAGGTACCTTCCAGCAATTTATTCGTGGAGGTATTCAATTTGCGACGCCGCCAACGGTTCCTCTCGCCCCGGCTGCTGAATCGAATAAACACTTTTTATTACGTGATGAGGCGCCAGACGGTTGGCAGAAGTGGGGAACGGCTATCCCTCGCCAAGAATAATCCCCTCTACACGGGCAGTATTACTGCCCGTGTTCATGTTACACTAAGCTTTTGACCGATATGGATCCCATTGTGAGTGCTGAAGCCATCCATTTTCCCGCCCAATTTCTAGAACTCATGCGCCAAGCGCTGCCCAACGAAGATGATTTCGCGGACTTTATCGCGATAAGTCAACGCCCTCTTCGACGCGCTATTCGTGTCAACACGCTTAAGATCAGTGTCTCAGAATTCTTAGCATTAACGGCAGATTACCCTTGGCAACTCACGCCAGTGCCGTGGTGCGAAGAAGGATTTTGGGTTCAGGTTAACGATGAGCAACCCCCCTTGGGCAGCTATGCAGAACATCTGAGTGGGCTATTCTACATTCAAGAACCTAGCTCGATGTTACCTGTACAAGCCCTTTTTGCTTCGCAGGAACAGCCCCTGATGTTGATGGATATGGCTTCAGCTCCGGGCTCCAAAACGACACAAATTGCCGCAAAAATGGCGAACCAAGGGCTTATTGTTGCGAATGAGTATGCCGCGAGTCGGGTCAAAGTCTTACATGCCAACATTAGCCGCTGTGGTGTGGTCAATACCGCGCTTACCCACTTCGATGCACGTATATTTGGTGCGGCGTTACCAGAACAGTTCGACGCAATATTGTTAGATGCCCCTTGCTCTGGAGAGGGAGTAATTCGCAAAGATCCTCAGGCTTTCACGCATTGGAGCCTAGAAAGTACTGAAGAGATTGCCCAGACTCAACGTGAACTGTTAGTCAGTGCTTTCCATGCTCTTAAACCTGGTGGTCGACTCATCTACTCAACCTGTACACTTAATACCATTGAGAACCAACAGGTCATTACGTCACTCTGCGCTGCTTTTCCAGGTGCCGTTGAGGTCGAATCTTTAGCCTCACTTTTCCCAGGCGCAGAACGCGTGGCGACGCCAGAAGGGTATCTTCATGTTTTCCCACAACGTTTTGATAGTGAAGGATTCTTCGTGGCAAGCTTGCGCAAAACGCGTAGCCTAGAGACTCCCCCTCACCCTGGTTTTAAAGTGGGTAAACTCCCTTTCCAACCAGTACCAACTAAAACGCAACAACTGATCATTGAGCAAGCAGCTTCTATTGGTATCCAATGGGAAAATTCGCTCAGTCTCTGGCAGCGAGATAAAGAACTCTGGCTCTTCCCTAAAATGGTTGAATCTCTAATGGGTAAAGTCAAATTCTCACGGCTCGGTTTTCGATTAGCAGAGATACATAACAAAGGCTATCGTTGGCATCATGAAGCGATAACCGCTCTGGCTACGCCCACTATTTCAACGATCGAACTGACTGCCGAGCAAGCAGCTGAATGGTATCGAGGCCGTGATATCTATCCAGATACACCATTGCCTAAAGGCGAATGTTTGGTGAGTTACCAGCAACAGGTGTTGGGCTTGGCTAAGATTATTAATCAGCGGATTAAAAATAGTTTACCCAGAGAGCTTGTCCGCAACGGACCCTTGTTTACATAAAGGCACTCCCCCTCACGGCTAGAACCTGTTAGGGGGGTAGAATGTCAATAAGATTAAACTTTTGTCAGTAAAATAATTAAGCCTTGAGCAGTCTTTTGATTCTTTACATTGGTATCTCCATCCGCTCACCCTATCTTGTTATAATCGCATCGCCCATACTTTTAGGGCTCTTACTGGCCTTGTTAATTATTTTATTTACCCTCTGGGAACGATAATGAAAAAAATTGCCCGACCGCTACTGATCGTATTGCCTGCTCTTTTAATGACCGTTTCCACTTTTAGTGACGCGCGTTCATTCTCGTCAAGGGGCTTTGGGTCTTCGAAGATGTTGAAACGTCCAGTGCAGCAAAAAACCAAACCTGCCGCCACGCCAGCGCCGACAGCACAACAGAGCGCTTCTTCCTCGGGTAAACAAGGGATACCCGGTGCAGAGCAGTATCGTTCCTTGAGCCAACAGGCTCCTTCACAGCGGCTAAAAAATGCTATCAACAGCCGTGGTAATAGTGGCGTGCGACTCACACAGCTGGCGATGCTCTATTGGTTATTGAGCAGTAGCAATACCCATGCTTCAGAGCTAACTGACGAAGATCGTGCTTGGGTGAAAAAAGAGATTAAAGAGAAAGAAAAGAACGGTGAAAAACTCGAAGAGAACACGCCGCCGGCCAAACCTTAAAGCCGATTCTGACACCGAACCGTGTGACGATTCGGTGTCGAGTCAGTTCATCGACGCCACGTTCCCTTAATCGGCTGAGCGAAAAGCGCTAGTACCGCAATGAGGCTGAACTCAATACTTACTGACCAGCAGATATGCCCAATGATTTCACTCCATAATTCATAACCATTGAGGTTCCACAACCATCCCGTTTGTCCTTCATCATAAACAGGATTACGAAAACCTAAGGCAGGGATTAAGAAACCATGCATGACCACTGTTATGACGACACCGTAAACCACACCATAACCCAACCGAACTTTTGGCCAATAATAAGCCCCGACAACGTATACAAAAGCAAATACAAAACTAAAGAGCCAATGGTAAAGCGTTACCGCCCCTAATACTGAATTTCCTTGATAAAGATAATCCAGAGAATGTTGATTTATGCCCGCCCACCCCAACCACGCATCAATATGGGCACCAGGTGGGGAAATTTCACCTGCAACGCGAGGCGGCATATTCACTTCAGAACCCCATTTCACCAATGAACTCATAAACCCTGCCAGCAGAGTCGCCCAGAGAATGATCTTATAATTAACTTTAGAACGCATAGAAATCCCCTTAAATAGACCGAGCATCCTATCTGTGCTCGGTACTAGAGATTCTACGAGGTTGGTCAGTCTAAGGCAGAGGTTTAACTCACTAGATATTGTCTAGGATCAACCTTTTAGGAAAGAATTGGAGACCTGTTTGAATCTCCGATTACATCAAGTCATTAGTCGTTTCACGTAGCGGTTAAACCACGCTTCGCTTATTGTCCGCACAAGGCTTGCGCACGCGACGTCAAAGGTGCGAGGTCCATTTTTTTGCCGGGTTGTTGTGGATCTTCAGCTTGAATAAGCGAAATAGGTTGGCCTTGGCTTTTCTTTTGATCCACATTCTGTTGTGCAATCGTATTGAGGGGGTATTGCATTAACGTGCTGTCATTGATAGCAAAAAGCCCGCCATCTTTATCGCAACGTAACATGATCTCTTCACGAGTTAGCGGCCACTGTTGCTTACCGATTTCACGTCGGCTTACCGTAATCACTTCAGATGCAAAGGATTGCCCACTAACGATGGTAAGTAAGAGTACGGATAAGAGTTTTTTCATTGGAATAATGCCTTAAATTCGTAATAATAAAACTGCCATGTGACTTACCGCACAGTGTAGCAAATGACGCATTTAAGTGGCAGCAGAAAGCATGAATTGTATCCCCTTCACTGCTCACAAGGAACCCATCATCATGACCTATAATCTCGCTAAACTCAGTGCAGAAGAGAAAAACCAACTCAATACCGAATTAGCGGCGGCAGGTGTCGCCTTCAAGGAACGCTACAATATGCCGGTCGTGCCCATCCATGTTGAAAATGAGCAACCCGAATCATTACGTGCACACTTTCAAGAAAAGCTGACGACCTATCGCCAGCTTTCTGTGACGTTGTCACGCTTACCTTATGAGCCTAAGATCAAGACTTAGGCCAACAATCACTAGCTAATCCTATCAGGAAGCTACATTCCCGAGCGATATCAACGTAAGCTTGATAGCGCCCGGACTTTCCTCCGTGTCCTGCATCAAGGTCGGTATAGAGGAGGAGTTGATGATTATCGGTTTTATGCTCTCTAAGCTTAGCCACCCATTTTGCCGGTTCCCAATACTGGACTTGTGAATCATGCAAACCTGTCGTCACGAAAAGGTGAGGATAGTCTTGTTCACAGACATTATCGTAGGGGCTATAAGCTTTGATCATCGCATAATCGGCCTCGTTATTAGGATTTCCCCACTCTTCATATTCGCCGGTAGTGAGTGGGATAGTTTCGTCTAACATTGTGCTGACCACGTCGACAAAGGGTACTTGCGCAAGAATACCGTGAAACAAGGTTGGAGCGATGTTACTTACCGCTGCGACCAGTAAGCCGCCGGCGCTACCTCCCATCGCGTAACAACGTTGCGGATCCCCCACGCCTTGCTGCAATAACTGCTCTGTTGCATCAATAAAATCGTAGAAACTATTCATTTTATTACCGAGCCGTCCAGCGTCGTACCATGCACGACCTAACTCCCCCCCTCCACGCACATGCACCATGACGTAGATAAACCCTCGGTCAAGTAGACTTTGACGCGTAAAACTAAAATCAGCCTCTAGCGCTGCACCGTAAGCACCATAACCATAAATGAGTAATGGGTTTTTGCTAGGTTGTAAGCAATCCTTGCGCCAAACGAGTGAGACTGGTACTTGAACGCCGTCACGCATGGTCAACCAACGCCAGTCGCTTTCGTAGTCACTCTCGTCGTAACGTGGAATATGCACTTGCTTTAACTGAGTTAGCCGGTGTGTAGCGAGATCCCATTCGTAAGTAGTGGTCGGTGTAATTAAACTGCTGTAACCGAAACGTAAGCATGTGCTATCGGCATCCGGATTATGCCCTATCCAAACCACGCCATTTTCCGCTTGCTTTGGTAAAACAAACCGATTTGTGCCGGTGAGAGTATATTGGCAGAGCACCATTTTGCCCTGCAGACGTTCTTCAGTGACGAGCCAGTCGTTAAAGAGCTGGAAGTCTTCAACGATACGATTCTTTGAGACGGCAACCACTTGTTGCCAGCAATCCTCGGTCGTCTCTGTTTCGACGCAACGATAAAGCCCGAAATTAATCCCTTCTCGATTAGAACGGATATAGTAATGCCCCTGAAAGTGGTCAATACTGTACTCATGGTCCTCACGTCTAGGCACTATGCAGCACGGTGGTAAATCCGGCTTATCTGCATCGATGGCCCACACCTCGCTGGTTGTCGAACTCTCAAGTACGATAAACAAACGCTGCTCAGAACTACTCCCCGTCAAACTAACATAGAAGCTATCATCTTGTTCTTCATAAACTAAACTATCCTTTGCAGGGTCCGTGCCCAGCGTATGACGCCATACCTGCCAAGGTAATAAAGTCTGAGGATCTTGCTTGATATAAAAGAGAGTCTGACCATCATTGGCCCAAACAATCGAAGGGGAGATCCCTTCAATGACCGTGTCGAGCCAGGTTTGATCGGTTAAGCGTTGAATACGTAACACATATTCCCGCCTTGATAGATAATCTTCAGTCACTGCCATATAACGGTGATCGGTCGTGATTTCTAATGCACCCAGTTCGTAATAATCAGCGTTATAAGCTCGTTGGTTGCAATCCAGTAAAGTTTGCCACGATGCTGCTTCACTATCCTTACGCCACACCCAATGAGGGTAATCATCCCCTTGCTGATAACGCTGTTGATACCAATGTCCCGCCTTCAGAAAAGGGACAGAATGATCATTACCAGGAATTCTCGCGGTCATTTCCTCATAGAGGGTTGCCTCAAGGCTTGCTAGCGGGGCCAATTGTTGTTCGCACCACTGATTCTCAGCGACCAAATAGTCAATGACGTGAGGATCAGCTCGTTGATCATCACGTAACCATGCAAAGTGATCTTCTCGTTTATCACCATGTATCTGATGAGTGAAAGGAAGTCGACGGGCTTTAGGAGGTGTGAGCATGGTGTTCGATACCGATAGAGTAAGTTATTATCCCAGTATCGCATGTTTCTTGCGCCCTTACCTACTTTCCGCTCCCCAGCTTAAAACGTGCCAACGCAAACGTTTTCGTTTAGACTACTCTGCAGTTATCTTCATCGAGTTTGGGAAAGTGTTATGCGAAAGTTCGGTACTGCGTTACGTGAAAATGCAACTAAAGTGATGTTGTTAGGTTGTGGAGAATTAGGAAAAGAAGTGGCCATCGAATGTCAACGTTTAGGCATTGAAGTGGTCGGTGTGGACCGTTATGAAAATGCCCCGGCAATGCACGTCGCTCATCGCGCTTATGTCATCGATATGTTGAATGGCGATGCCTTGAAATCAGTCATCGATCTTGAAAAGCCTGACTTTATCGTGCCAGAAATCGAGGCTATCGCTACCGAGAAACTGGTGCAACTGGAAGCGACTGGCTTAACCGTCGTTCCCTGCGCGCGAGCCACACAACTTACCATGAATCGCGAGGGTATCCGCCAACTCGCCGCAGAACAATTATCCCTGCCGACTTCTCGCTACCGTTTTGCGAGCCAGCAACATGAATTTTTAGAAGCGGTGGAGGCCATTGGCTTCCCTTGTTTCGTTAAACCCATCATGAGTTCGTCCGGTAAAGGACAAAGTCTGCTTCGTCACCCTGATGAGTGCGAAGCAGCCTGGAACTATGCTCAACAAGGTGGCCGTGCGGGTGCAGGCCGTGTCATCGTTGAAGGATTAGTGGATTTCGACTTCGAAATAACGCTCCTGACGATCAATGCCGTGGATGGAATCCATTTCTGTGCCCCTATCGGCCATCGACAAGAAGAGGGAGATTACCGAGAATCTTGGCAGCCGCAACAGATGAGTGATGTTGCCCTAGCTCGTGCACAAGATATCGCTCGCCAAGTCGTCACGGCTCTCTCAGGCTACGGACTTTTCGGTGTCGAGCTTTTCGTACGCGGGGACGACGTTATCTTCAGTGAAGTGTCCCCTCGTCCTCATGACACAGGTTTAGTGACGCTAATTTCACAGGATCTCTCTGAATTTGCCTTACATGTTCGTGCATTCTTGGGACTTCCCATCGGTCAAATTCGTCAGTATGGCCCTTCAGCCTCTGCTGTTATTCTCCCTTCACTCCACAGTGAAGCGATAAGTTATGCTGGATTAGAAAAAGCCTTAGCAGCGGGTCAACAAGTACGATTGTTTGCTAAACCTAGTATTGCGGGACGTCGACGGTTAGGCGTGGCACTGGCGATCGGTGAGACAGTTGAACAGGCTATTTCTGTAGCGCTATCCAGTGCTGCAGCCATTGAAGTTTCGGATGGTATCTAAAAAAAACCGCCAGCTAGGCTGGCGGTCATCAATTACTCTAACGGGGTTTCAGACTCATTCCATGAACGCCCATCTCGGGTAATCATCGCAACGGAAGCGACGGGTCCCCAGGTTCCCGCTTGATAAGGCTTAGCCGACTCACCATCCTTCTCCCATGCTTCGATAATCGAATCCACCCAAGTCCATGCCGCTTCGACTTCATCACGGTGAACAAATAGAGCTTGGATTCCGCGCATTGATTCCAGTAACAAACGCTCATACGCATCAGCTAAATGACTTTCGTTAAACGTTTCGGAAAAACTTAAATCTAATTTAGTCGTTTGTAACTTATGTTTGTGGTCTAAACCAGGAACCTTATTCAGAATCTCGATATCGACCCCTTCATCCGGCTGTAGACGAATGGTCAGTTTGTTCTGCGGAAGTTGAGTGTAAGACTCTTTAAACAGGTTCATTTCTGGATTTTTGAAATACACGACAACTTCAGAGCATTTAGCAGGGAGACGTTTCCCAGTTCGCAGATAGAACGGAACTCCCGCCCAGCGCCAGTTGTCGATATCTACACGGATAGCAACAAAGGTCTCTGTCGAACTGGTTTTATTCGCCCCTTCTTCATCCAGGTATCCCGGTACTTTTTTACCTTGCACAAAGCCAGCAGTATATTGGCCACGCACGGTTTTCTCGCGGACGTTGGTGTGGTCAATTTTGCGCAGTGAACGTAAGACTTTAATCTTTTCATCGCGGATACTTGCGGCGGTTAAGTCAGATGGCGGTGACATCGCAATCATCGTTAACACT includes the following:
- a CDS encoding DNA polymerase III subunit theta, whose translation is MTYNLAKLSAEEKNQLNTELAAAGVAFKERYNMPVVPIHVENEQPESLRAHFQEKLTTYRQLSVTLSRLPYEPKIKT
- the zwf gene encoding glucose-6-phosphate dehydrogenase, whose protein sequence is MASTQTVQACDLVIFGAKGDLARRKLLPSLYQLEKAGQINPETKIIGVGRAEWDKATYIQEVDKALKTFMKEEIDQEIWAKLSARLDFCNLDVNESAHFTKLGKLLDQKNRVTVNYFAMPPSTFGAICKGLGQAKLNAKPARVVMEKPLGTSLETSQEINDSVGEYFDESQVFRIDHYLGKETVLNLLALRFANSIFVNNWDNKTIDHVQITVAEEVGIEGRWGYFDQAGQMRDMVQNHLLQVLTMIAMSPPSDLTAASIRDEKIKVLRSLRKIDHTNVREKTVRGQYTAGFVQGKKVPGYLDEEGANKTSSTETFVAIRVDIDNWRWAGVPFYLRTGKRLPAKCSEVVVYFKNPEMNLFKESYTQLPQNKLTIRLQPDEGVDIEILNKVPGLDHKHKLQTTKLDLSFSETFNESHLADAYERLLLESMRGIQALFVHRDEVEAAWTWVDSIIEAWEKDGESAKPYQAGTWGPVASVAMITRDGRSWNESETPLE
- a CDS encoding PqiB family protein, with product MQQETPNTPTSATVKKKRRLSPFWFLPIVAILITGWLLWKNYQESGTTITINFHTADGIVPGRTPIRYQGVEIGTVQDIVLTDNYRVIKIKASIKSSMKDALRANTKFWLVTPQASLAGVSGLDALVGGNYIGMMPGDGAATENFTASDSQPKNIVNNGGLIIQLHANDLGSLNTGSQVYYQKVPVGRVYDYSFAPQGKGVLIDVLIERRYTQLVKKSSRFWNVSGLQAKLGASGVNVNLTSVPALINGAIAFDSPQDSESATNQERYELYPNLAESQRGVNFILKLPSADNLTAGSTALMYQGLQVGTLTHITLTDQHHVTGELTVDPSVVGLMRTGTRIEMRQPSLQGGNLSVGSLLAGTVLQLIPGEGEAATEFTVLPASQSLLQEPNSLTLELTAPESYGIDAGQPLILNGVPIGKIAQRTLTDRGVIFQVSVEPQYRHFIHADSQFIADSQIRIRMGLDGLKLVGAPPQQWIQGGIRVNTGQKGQASTHYPLYADDDAAKDNTLGDKPSVTLKLKASSLPDIQAGSVVLYRRYQVGEIVDITPNADNFIVSVHIAPEYRKLITDSTVFWAEGGARVQFNSNGITVQATPLNRALKGAISFDSLSGVTKQKGNYRELFASRNAANAVGSQITFHTFDGSKLAAGMPIKYLGINVGQVESLSLSQNLHQVEAKAVLYPEYDQHFARSGSQFSVVSPEISSNGVNHLESLLQPYVNVDPGTGSIRRSFELQEDTITDSRYLDGLNVYVDAPDAGTLTVGTPVLYRGVEVGTVTGTSLGNLADRVQIAMRISTRYQHLVRNNSVFWLASGYSLDFGLTGGVVKTGTFQQFIRGGIQFATPPTVPLAPAAESNKHFLLRDEAPDGWQKWGTAIPRQE
- the rsmF gene encoding 16S rRNA (cytosine(1407)-C(5))-methyltransferase RsmF → MSAEAIHFPAQFLELMRQALPNEDDFADFIAISQRPLRRAIRVNTLKISVSEFLALTADYPWQLTPVPWCEEGFWVQVNDEQPPLGSYAEHLSGLFYIQEPSSMLPVQALFASQEQPLMLMDMASAPGSKTTQIAAKMANQGLIVANEYAASRVKVLHANISRCGVVNTALTHFDARIFGAALPEQFDAILLDAPCSGEGVIRKDPQAFTHWSLESTEEIAQTQRELLVSAFHALKPGGRLIYSTCTLNTIENQQVITSLCAAFPGAVEVESLASLFPGAERVATPEGYLHVFPQRFDSEGFFVASLRKTRSLETPPHPGFKVGKLPFQPVPTKTQQLIIEQAASIGIQWENSLSLWQRDKELWLFPKMVESLMGKVKFSRLGFRLAEIHNKGYRWHHEAITALATPTISTIELTAEQAAEWYRGRDIYPDTPLPKGECLVSYQQQVLGLAKIINQRIKNSLPRELVRNGPLFT
- a CDS encoding DUF2511 domain-containing protein, translating into MKKLLSVLLLTIVSGQSFASEVITVSRREIGKQQWPLTREEIMLRCDKDGGLFAINDSTLMQYPLNTIAQQNVDQKKSQGQPISLIQAEDPQQPGKKMDLAPLTSRAQALCGQ
- a CDS encoding DUF1440 domain-containing protein, with translation MRSKVNYKIILWATLLAGFMSSLVKWGSEVNMPPRVAGEISPPGAHIDAWLGWAGINQHSLDYLYQGNSVLGAVTLYHWLFSFVFAFVYVVGAYYWPKVRLGYGVVYGVVITVVMHGFLIPALGFRNPVYDEGQTGWLWNLNGYELWSEIIGHICWSVSIEFSLIAVLALFAQPIKGTWRR
- the purT gene encoding formate-dependent phosphoribosylglycinamide formyltransferase; the encoded protein is MRKFGTALRENATKVMLLGCGELGKEVAIECQRLGIEVVGVDRYENAPAMHVAHRAYVIDMLNGDALKSVIDLEKPDFIVPEIEAIATEKLVQLEATGLTVVPCARATQLTMNREGIRQLAAEQLSLPTSRYRFASQQHEFLEAVEAIGFPCFVKPIMSSSGKGQSLLRHPDECEAAWNYAQQGGRAGAGRVIVEGLVDFDFEITLLTINAVDGIHFCAPIGHRQEEGDYRESWQPQQMSDVALARAQDIARQVVTALSGYGLFGVELFVRGDDVIFSEVSPRPHDTGLVTLISQDLSEFALHVRAFLGLPIGQIRQYGPSASAVILPSLHSEAISYAGLEKALAAGQQVRLFAKPSIAGRRRLGVALAIGETVEQAISVALSSAAAIEVSDGI
- a CDS encoding S9 family peptidase; translated protein: MLTPPKARRLPFTHQIHGDKREDHFAWLRDDQRADPHVIDYLVAENQWCEQQLAPLASLEATLYEEMTARIPGNDHSVPFLKAGHWYQQRYQQGDDYPHWVWRKDSEAASWQTLLDCNQRAYNADYYELGALEITTDHRYMAVTEDYLSRREYVLRIQRLTDQTWLDTVIEGISPSIVWANDGQTLFYIKQDPQTLLPWQVWRHTLGTDPAKDSLVYEEQDDSFYVSLTGSSSEQRLFIVLESSTTSEVWAIDADKPDLPPCCIVPRREDHEYSIDHFQGHYYIRSNREGINFGLYRCVETETTEDCWQQVVAVSKNRIVEDFQLFNDWLVTEERLQGKMVLCQYTLTGTNRFVLPKQAENGVVWIGHNPDADSTCLRFGYSSLITPTTTYEWDLATHRLTQLKQVHIPRYDESDYESDWRWLTMRDGVQVPVSLVWRKDCLQPSKNPLLIYGYGAYGAALEADFSFTRQSLLDRGFIYVMVHVRGGGELGRAWYDAGRLGNKMNSFYDFIDATEQLLQQGVGDPQRCYAMGGSAGGLLVAAVSNIAPTLFHGILAQVPFVDVVSTMLDETIPLTTGEYEEWGNPNNEADYAMIKAYSPYDNVCEQDYPHLFVTTGLHDSQVQYWEPAKWVAKLREHKTDNHQLLLYTDLDAGHGGKSGRYQAYVDIARECSFLIGLASDCWPKS